CGCTAATCATATGGCCCTTATCGTCGCTTTAATCATCCTTCTGCTGGCCTTCCTGGGGGCGCCGGTATTTTCCCTTATAGGGGCGCTGGCCATATACCTTTTCTATGGGGCGGGCATAGATTCCTCGGCGGTAATAGTGGAAATGCTGCGGCTGGCGTCCCTGCCCGCCCTTATAGCGATACCGCTTTTTACATTCTCAGGCTATATTCTGGCTGAAAGCAAAGCCCCGCAGCGGATGCTGGCGCTTGCCGAAGCCCTGTTCGGCTTCATGCCCGGAGGACTGGCCGTGGTGGCGCTTTTCACCACGGCTCTTTTCACGGCTTTTACCGGCGCCTCGGGCGTTACCATAATAGCGCTGGGCGGCCTGCTTTACCCCATGCTTAAGAAGCAGGGCTACCCTGAAAAATTCACTTTGGGCCTGCTCACCACCACCGGCAGCCTGGGCCTGCTTTTCCCGCCAAGTCTCCCGATAATACTCTACGGCCTGGTGGCAAAAATAGATATAGACAAGCTTTTCAAGGCCGGGCTGCTGCCGGGCGTGCTGCTGCTTATAGCGCTCTCGGTTTACGCCGTAATAACAGCGCGCCGCGCGGGAATCAGGAAAACCGCTTTCTCGCTTGCGGCGCTAAAAACCGCGGCCCGGGCCGCGGCCTGGGAAATACCGCTGCCTTTCCTTATAATAGGCGGCATTTACCGCGGCTTGTTCACGGCAAGCGAGGCCGCCTCGGTAATGGCTTTCTATGTGCTTGTTACGGAAGTTTTTATTTACAGGGACCTGGACCTGTTCCGGGATATTCCGCGGGTGGCGGTCAAGAGCATGCTGCTGGTGGGGGCTATCTTCATGGTGCTGGGCACGGCGCTCGGCTTTACCAATTACCTTATAGACGCGCAGATACCGGACCGGATTTTCGCCTGGCTGCACGCTTTCGTTGCCAGCAAGATCGTGTTCCTGCTGATATTAAACGCCTTCCTGCTTGTGATAAACATGATAGAGATATTCTCGGCCATCATCATTGTGGTGCCCATAATAGTGCCGGTGGCGGCGCAGTACGGCATAGACCCGGTGCACCTGGGCATCATTTTCCTTTTGAACCTTGAAATAGGCTACATGACGCCGCCGCTGGGCCTGAATCTTTTCCTTGCCAGTTCAAGGTTTGACCGCAAACTGCCGGAACTTTACCGGGCCACCGGGCCGTTCTGGCTGCTGCTGTTAGGGATGCTTGCTTTGGTGACTTACCTGCCGCAGATAAGCCTTATAGGAATAAAGT
This is a stretch of genomic DNA from Elusimicrobiota bacterium. It encodes these proteins:
- a CDS encoding TRAP transporter large permease subunit, whose translation is MALIVALIILLLAFLGAPVFSLIGALAIYLFYGAGIDSSAVIVEMLRLASLPALIAIPLFTFSGYILAESKAPQRMLALAEALFGFMPGGLAVVALFTTALFTAFTGASGVTIIALGGLLYPMLKKQGYPEKFTLGLLTTTGSLGLLFPPSLPIILYGLVAKIDIDKLFKAGLLPGVLLLIALSVYAVITARRAGIRKTAFSLAALKTAARAAAWEIPLPFLIIGGIYRGLFTASEAASVMAFYVLVTEVFIYRDLDLFRDIPRVAVKSMLLVGAIFMVLGTALGFTNYLIDAQIPDRIFAWLHAFVASKIVFLLILNAFLLVINMIEIFSAIIIVVPIIVPVAAQYGIDPVHLGIIFLLNLEIGYMTPPLGLNLFLASSRFDRKLPELYRATGPFWLLLLGMLALVTYLPQISLIGIK